The following are encoded in a window of Oncorhynchus mykiss isolate Arlee chromosome Y, USDA_OmykA_1.1, whole genome shotgun sequence genomic DNA:
- the sdy gene encoding sexually dimorphic on the Y chromosome — protein sequence MADREARIQAQHCFLVSVEYCEEEVLSHEVMGGDVRIAHKTSLMMDGIPFISLPKPPNTLPISSDRSILSNLLSLMEGGVVLSSREEGIYAERHSQATVSWMGGTGDEMHVMERDVDPVMLFNREHFRQELDRFARADGSQPQCGFSLWFGQDSSLSAPIFISIKLPWAQQLFKEVHDFRIWLESSPVSPGV from the exons ATGGCTGACAGAGAGGCCAGAATCCAAG cccagcACTGTTTTCTTGTCTCAGTGGAGTACTGCGAAGAGGAGGTGCTTAGTCATGAGGTCATGGGGGGTGATGTCAGAATTGCCCACAAGACCTCCCTAATGATGGATGGgatccccttcatctctctcccaaAGCCCCCCAACACCCTTCCTATCTCCTCTGATCGTTCAATCCTCTCCAACCTGTTGTCCCTCATGGAGGGTGGAGTGGTTTTAAGCTCTAGGGAGGAAGGTATCTATGCTGAACGGCATAGCCAAGCCACAGTCTCCTGGATGGGTGGCACCGGAGATGAGATGCACGTGATGGAGCGTGATGTGGACCCTGTGATGCTCTTCAACAGAGAGCACTTCAGACAGG AGTTGGACCGCTTCGCCAGAGCAGATGGCTCCCAACCTCAATGTGGGTTCAGCCTATGGTTTGGACAAGACTCATCACTCAGTGCACCAATCTTTATATCG ATTAAATTACCATGGGCCCAGCAGCTATTCAAGGAAGTTCATGACTTCAGGATCTGGCTTGagtcctcccctgtctctcctggaGTCTGA